One Tunturibacter gelidoferens genomic region harbors:
- a CDS encoding sulfite exporter TauE/SafE family protein, with amino-acid sequence MISSLNSHLHYVWLVTASLIAGVMNAMAGGGSFVSFPAMLSIGVAPIQANATNTVALWPGQLTSVAALRGDLTRDLLPVVCAASILGGVSGAVVLLNTRQITFLHLVPWLLLVASLLFGISGPVSQWLRKRSIEPHIKKPPAVKPLFFVLLPVCFYIGYFGAGAGFLIMSALALFGVEEMNALNSLKVLAACLSNLCAVITFVLGGAVIWRYCLISMIFAGIGGYVGAQYARRMNANVLRTIVVITGCVIAAYFFWRNG; translated from the coding sequence TTATCGCTGGCGTGATGAATGCGATGGCTGGTGGCGGATCGTTCGTATCCTTTCCGGCTATGCTGTCGATCGGGGTGGCTCCCATCCAGGCGAATGCGACAAATACGGTCGCGCTATGGCCGGGACAGCTGACTTCGGTTGCTGCGTTACGCGGAGACTTAACGCGGGATCTATTGCCGGTTGTCTGTGCGGCTTCGATTCTGGGCGGAGTCAGTGGCGCTGTCGTACTGCTGAATACCCGGCAGATTACGTTTCTGCATTTGGTGCCATGGCTGTTGCTGGTCGCTTCTCTGTTGTTTGGAATCAGTGGTCCGGTATCGCAGTGGCTGAGAAAACGATCGATTGAGCCTCACATCAAGAAACCTCCGGCTGTGAAACCGCTTTTTTTTGTGTTGCTGCCGGTGTGCTTCTACATCGGATACTTTGGTGCAGGTGCGGGCTTTTTGATTATGAGCGCGTTGGCATTATTTGGAGTTGAGGAGATGAACGCGCTGAACTCGCTGAAGGTTCTCGCGGCTTGTTTGTCTAACTTATGCGCCGTGATCACGTTTGTATTAGGTGGCGCAGTCATTTGGCGTTACTGTCTGATCTCAATGATATTCGCCGGGATTGGCGGATATGTTGGAGCACAGTACGCTCGGCGAATGAATGCGAATGTCCTGCGAACGATCGTTGTGATCACAGGATGCGTGATAGCGGCTTATTTCTTCTGGCGAAATGGCTAG
- a CDS encoding DUF971 domain-containing protein, with the protein MSHEGIRIVRAERARLEDLEHAQMPPNAVTPKKVRVKKTEGTGVEIEWNDGHRSVWSFEWLRNACPCATCHEDREKTNRLPGEAKAKEHTLLKMYKAPARPLEVTPVGKYALKFKWNDGHESGIYSWEYLRRVCRCDGCMTKQEL; encoded by the coding sequence ATGAGTCATGAAGGAATTCGTATTGTTAGGGCGGAGCGAGCACGGCTCGAAGACTTGGAGCACGCACAGATGCCGCCAAATGCGGTGACTCCGAAAAAGGTGCGGGTGAAGAAGACCGAAGGAACTGGCGTCGAGATCGAGTGGAACGATGGGCACAGGAGCGTATGGAGCTTTGAGTGGTTGCGGAACGCGTGTCCGTGCGCGACATGCCACGAAGACAGGGAGAAGACCAACAGATTGCCGGGGGAGGCGAAAGCTAAAGAGCATACGTTACTGAAGATGTACAAGGCTCCGGCACGACCGCTGGAGGTGACGCCAGTAGGCAAGTATGCGCTGAAGTTCAAGTGGAACGATGGACACGAAAGTGGAATTTATTCTTGGGAGTACCTCCGACGAGTGTGCCGTTGCGACGGTTGTATGACAAAGCAAGAGTTGTAG
- a CDS encoding TIGR00730 family Rossman fold protein — protein sequence MIRNVAVFCASVNGLHPAYRADAEHLGRALATRNIGIIYGGANVGLMQAVAEAALTADGKVIGVIPEVLVDLEVAHHGITELHITSTMHTRKALIGEKADAFIALPGGFGTFEELFEVLAWHTLKLHAKPILLLNTHGFYEKLLTFLDHCVAEGLLKQKNRQLLLVADTVEEALTMLKLDDRRASAGGLD from the coding sequence ATGATTCGCAATGTTGCTGTCTTTTGTGCTTCCGTTAATGGTCTTCATCCTGCCTACCGAGCGGACGCCGAGCATCTGGGGCGCGCCCTTGCTACCCGCAATATTGGGATAATTTATGGAGGCGCAAACGTCGGCCTGATGCAGGCCGTTGCTGAGGCCGCCCTAACCGCCGACGGCAAAGTCATAGGAGTTATTCCGGAGGTGCTCGTCGATCTCGAAGTGGCTCATCACGGTATCACCGAACTTCACATCACCAGCACCATGCACACCCGTAAGGCGCTTATTGGAGAAAAGGCCGACGCGTTCATTGCGCTGCCGGGAGGCTTCGGCACCTTCGAGGAACTCTTTGAAGTCCTTGCCTGGCACACCCTCAAGCTCCACGCGAAACCTATCCTCTTGCTCAATACACACGGCTTCTACGAAAAGCTCCTCACCTTTCTTGATCACTGCGTCGCCGAAGGTCTGCTTAAGCAGAAAAACCGACAACTCCTTCTCGTCGCAGATACTGTTGAAGAGGCGCTCACGATGTTGAAGTTAGACGACCGAAGAGCGTCTGCGGGCGGACTAGACTGA
- a CDS encoding ATP-dependent helicase — protein sequence MNPQQQEGIQSVDGPVLLLAGAGSGKTRVITHRIAYLIQERGVPADAILAVTFTNKAAKEMADRVDKILGHSSLAKPMLATFHSFCVRVLRRDIEALRVGGAGLTKTFAIYDETDQQAVVKQALKRLAIDDKSLKPRVALGRISWAKNHMIDPQEYFLASTNPMEEKIAHIFEIYRKELFKANALDFDDLLLETVRLLKSSGETRERYNRRYKYLLIDEYQDTNRPQYELMKLLAGPDANVCVVGDEDQSIYSWRGADIKNILEFEKDFPGTKTIRLEQNYRSTQIILEGAGAVVAQNTQRKGKNLFTTREGGSLIGYYEAPDGENEALFIADRIQRYLREAGGQADLPRCAVLYRTNSQSRLVEEALRRYQIQYHMVGGFSFYDRAEVKDILSYLKLVQNVHDSVALGRVVNSPPRGIGKTTMETLERMALSSGKSTWDAIGHAIEDRLLPARALQALSSFRRLIEDARAMLGPGFAEKLSEDVAKDNDASLLTDAAEEAEADVSFGFGDPESEDMGVDSSFDTSFNFGFDFGPSEEMSTIAAENASDSDAAHGIDSASFNPFAPVVLKRSAETTMNKAAEIIMADEKPAFRKPGDAATLPELIKFLNDRSGYIRALEEEATPESFSRIENLKELANAAQDAQERCETLHEFLDHAALVSDADSYSEEARVTLMTLHAAKGLEFPLVFLSGMEEGLFPHSRTLTDPTGLEEERRLCYVGMTRAMDTLIMTRARYRRRYGSDMPESSIASRFLEEVPSRLVEDLGSPPARPQFSGSNYGSGYGGAYATPYPKGNRFGRPSPEQGEQHYSYEDEDQSGERISARPSGLPGVNNRAEHSSKTAMPGQSIDNIASFFAARGQKISRPKLEVQEQTGKTGLRQGSRVRHPKYGEGTVFRREGDGDDAKITVQFQQHGVKKLVEKFAQLERL from the coding sequence ATGAATCCGCAACAGCAGGAGGGAATCCAGTCAGTAGATGGACCTGTGCTTCTGCTCGCAGGCGCGGGATCTGGCAAAACGCGTGTCATCACGCATCGAATCGCCTATCTGATTCAGGAGCGGGGCGTGCCGGCCGATGCAATTCTCGCTGTAACGTTTACGAATAAAGCCGCCAAAGAAATGGCCGACAGGGTCGATAAGATTCTAGGACACAGCAGTCTGGCTAAACCGATGCTGGCCACATTTCATAGCTTTTGTGTCCGAGTGTTGCGGCGGGACATAGAAGCGCTTCGTGTAGGAGGCGCCGGGCTGACGAAGACCTTTGCGATCTACGATGAGACCGATCAGCAGGCAGTGGTGAAGCAGGCATTGAAGCGGCTTGCCATTGATGACAAGTCTCTGAAGCCACGGGTGGCGCTCGGGAGAATCTCCTGGGCGAAGAACCACATGATTGACCCGCAAGAGTATTTTCTTGCGAGTACCAATCCAATGGAAGAGAAGATTGCTCATATTTTTGAGATTTACAGGAAGGAACTGTTTAAAGCGAATGCGCTGGACTTCGACGATCTCCTCCTTGAAACCGTCCGCCTGCTGAAGTCATCGGGGGAGACTAGAGAAAGATACAACCGACGATACAAATATCTTTTGATCGACGAGTATCAGGATACCAACCGGCCTCAATATGAGTTGATGAAGCTGCTGGCCGGGCCTGACGCGAACGTCTGCGTGGTGGGCGATGAGGACCAGTCGATCTACAGCTGGCGCGGCGCAGACATTAAAAACATACTGGAATTTGAGAAGGACTTCCCAGGGACAAAGACGATCCGGCTCGAGCAGAACTATCGTTCAACGCAGATAATCTTGGAAGGCGCGGGCGCAGTCGTAGCGCAGAATACGCAGCGAAAAGGCAAGAACCTGTTCACCACCCGAGAGGGTGGTAGTCTGATCGGCTACTATGAAGCCCCCGATGGCGAGAACGAAGCGCTGTTTATTGCCGATCGAATCCAGCGGTATCTACGCGAGGCCGGGGGACAGGCGGATCTGCCGAGATGCGCCGTGCTATACAGAACTAACTCCCAGTCGCGACTCGTCGAAGAGGCGCTGCGCCGGTACCAGATTCAGTACCACATGGTGGGCGGATTCAGTTTTTATGATCGCGCCGAGGTGAAGGACATTCTGAGCTATCTGAAGCTGGTGCAGAACGTGCACGACTCCGTTGCGCTTGGACGGGTGGTAAACTCGCCTCCCCGCGGTATTGGCAAAACAACGATGGAGACGTTAGAGCGAATGGCTCTGTCGAGCGGCAAGAGCACGTGGGACGCGATTGGCCATGCGATTGAAGATAGGCTGCTACCTGCGCGCGCATTACAGGCCTTGAGTAGTTTTAGACGGCTGATCGAGGATGCGCGGGCAATGTTGGGACCCGGTTTTGCAGAGAAGCTGTCTGAGGATGTTGCAAAGGACAATGACGCTTCCCTGCTCACCGATGCGGCTGAAGAAGCTGAAGCAGATGTTTCGTTTGGATTTGGTGATCCAGAATCTGAGGACATGGGCGTGGATTCTTCGTTCGATACGAGCTTCAACTTCGGGTTCGACTTCGGCCCAAGCGAAGAGATGTCCACGATCGCGGCTGAAAACGCTTCAGACTCGGATGCTGCACACGGAATCGATTCAGCGAGTTTCAATCCGTTCGCTCCTGTGGTGCTCAAGAGATCCGCGGAGACGACAATGAACAAGGCAGCCGAGATCATAATGGCGGACGAAAAGCCGGCGTTTCGCAAACCGGGTGATGCAGCGACGCTGCCGGAGCTGATCAAGTTTCTGAACGACCGAAGTGGATACATTCGAGCGCTCGAGGAAGAAGCAACTCCAGAATCATTCTCGCGGATCGAAAACCTGAAGGAACTCGCTAACGCGGCCCAGGACGCCCAGGAGCGCTGTGAGACGCTGCACGAATTTCTGGATCACGCCGCGCTGGTCAGCGATGCAGATAGCTACAGCGAAGAGGCCAGGGTAACCCTTATGACGTTGCATGCAGCCAAGGGTCTGGAGTTTCCGCTGGTTTTTTTGAGTGGTATGGAAGAGGGTTTGTTTCCGCACTCTCGGACGCTGACCGATCCAACAGGACTCGAGGAAGAGCGCCGCCTTTGCTATGTCGGAATGACTAGAGCGATGGATACGCTGATCATGACTCGCGCCAGATATCGACGGCGATACGGAAGCGATATGCCGGAATCCAGCATCGCTTCACGATTTCTGGAAGAGGTTCCAAGCCGACTTGTGGAAGATTTGGGAAGTCCGCCTGCTCGGCCGCAGTTTTCCGGATCGAATTATGGTTCGGGCTACGGTGGGGCGTACGCGACTCCCTACCCCAAAGGGAACAGGTTTGGTCGTCCGAGTCCCGAACAGGGGGAGCAGCATTATAGCTATGAAGATGAAGACCAAAGTGGTGAGCGGATTTCGGCTCGCCCGTCGGGGCTTCCTGGGGTGAACAATCGGGCCGAACACTCCTCTAAGACTGCAATGCCGGGACAGTCAATAGATAACATCGCCAGCTTCTTCGCCGCGCGAGGACAAAAGATATCGCGCCCGAAGCTAGAGGTTCAAGAGCAGACCGGTAAGACTGGCCTAAGGCAGGGTTCGCGGGTCCGGCATCCAAAGTATGGCGAAGGAACTGTCTTTCGTCGCGAGGGCGATGGGGATGATGCGAAGATTACAGTACAATTTCAACAGCACGGAGTAAAGAAGCTGGTAGAGAAGTTCGCTCAGCTGGAGCGCCTTTAG
- a CDS encoding amino acid permease produces the protein MKKTLGPLSLTALGIGAVIGSGIFTVVGTAIAGEKFDTTSILRAPVLDYMIHHSALAGRPGAGPALAISLVLVAIVCGLTGVCYAELASMIPIAGSAYTYTYATLGELVAWIIGWDLILEYAGSNMAVSVGFAAHMVDLLDWFGFHPALRWISPAFLPGGLQDLQGHDLYLPGWHFGFDWPAFLVVMLLTVVLVRGIRESARTNNIMVLLKLAAILLFIFAGAHFIKPALYHPYSPNGWSGVLTGGSIIFFTYIGFDSVSTAAEECRNPQKDVPIGIIATLVVCTILYIGVATILTGLVPWQSMVDDAAPVVNALKKLSMQPGGHSLHWVRLAVLLGAMMGMISSILVFQLGQSRVWFAMSRDRLLPAFFGKVHPKFRTPAVATWVAGIVVGIPAGLFDIGTLTDLSNIGTLFAFALVSIGVIILRYREPERRRRFRVPFGPVIPMLSVTFCVLLMMGLPIITWIRFFVWLGLGLLIYFFYSRKRSEFYAPKV, from the coding sequence TTGAAGAAGACGCTGGGCCCACTTTCGTTAACCGCGTTGGGTATTGGAGCCGTGATTGGCTCCGGCATCTTTACGGTTGTCGGTACCGCAATCGCAGGCGAGAAGTTTGACACAACTTCGATCCTGCGTGCACCCGTGTTGGACTATATGATTCATCACTCGGCGCTGGCGGGTCGGCCAGGAGCGGGTCCGGCACTTGCCATTTCCCTGGTGCTTGTTGCGATTGTCTGCGGTCTGACGGGGGTTTGCTACGCGGAGCTGGCTTCGATGATTCCGATTGCGGGGTCAGCCTACACCTATACCTATGCGACGTTGGGGGAGCTTGTTGCCTGGATCATTGGGTGGGACCTGATCCTGGAGTATGCAGGCAGCAACATGGCTGTTTCGGTGGGCTTCGCAGCCCATATGGTGGATCTGCTCGACTGGTTCGGCTTCCATCCCGCTCTGCGCTGGATCTCGCCCGCGTTTCTTCCGGGTGGATTGCAGGACCTGCAGGGACATGATCTTTATCTCCCAGGATGGCACTTCGGCTTCGATTGGCCGGCATTTCTGGTAGTTATGTTGCTCACTGTGGTGTTGGTGCGCGGGATTCGGGAGTCGGCCCGAACCAACAACATCATGGTGCTGCTGAAGCTCGCCGCTATTCTGCTGTTCATCTTTGCTGGCGCGCACTTCATCAAGCCTGCACTCTATCACCCTTACTCGCCGAACGGCTGGTCAGGTGTGTTGACCGGTGGCTCGATCATCTTCTTCACCTATATTGGGTTTGATTCGGTGTCGACCGCTGCGGAAGAGTGCAGGAATCCTCAGAAGGACGTTCCGATCGGGATTATCGCCACGCTGGTCGTGTGCACGATCCTGTACATCGGTGTGGCGACGATCCTTACTGGACTGGTGCCTTGGCAGAGCATGGTTGATGATGCGGCTCCGGTGGTGAATGCGCTGAAGAAGCTGTCGATGCAGCCGGGAGGACACAGTCTGCACTGGGTGAGGCTGGCGGTTCTGCTGGGCGCGATGATGGGGATGATCTCATCGATCCTGGTGTTTCAGTTGGGCCAGTCGCGGGTCTGGTTTGCCATGTCGCGGGATCGGTTGCTGCCTGCGTTCTTCGGGAAGGTTCATCCCAAGTTCCGGACTCCTGCGGTTGCGACCTGGGTGGCTGGAATCGTGGTGGGAATTCCTGCTGGGTTGTTTGACATCGGGACATTGACGGATCTGTCGAATATCGGAACCCTATTTGCGTTCGCTCTGGTTTCGATTGGGGTGATCATTCTGCGGTATCGCGAACCGGAGCGACGGCGCAGGTTTCGGGTTCCGTTTGGGCCGGTGATTCCGATGCTGTCGGTGACCTTCTGTGTGCTGCTGATGATGGGATTGCCGATTATTACCTGGATACGATTCTTCGTGTGGCTTGGACTTGGGTTGCTGATCTACTTCTTCTATAGCCGCAAGCGGAGTGAGTTCTACGCACCCAAAGTTTAG
- the add gene encoding adenosine deaminase, which produces MARKQTKQDAEIDVVEWLRKLPKVELHLHLEGTIQLDTLLELSKRHDAEPLTAEVAKKLYVYENFLGFMDSFKAVSARLVGPDDYELITYNMVRDLAAQGVVHAEVYVSFGIIYFWKNAEVEPYVEAIERGRVRGEKDFGTTIYWLIDAVRHFGAEEAVKVFRKAAELRKLYPRIVGIGIGGDEERGSADLFKESYAEAKAAGLRLTAHAGETIGPESIWAAINIGAERVGHALSAQHDAELLEVLAERQIPLELNVTSNIRTGCCKSFDEHPVKHYFESGLMVTINSDDPPMFGSNLLEEYVLVQNRFEFSLEQMRELAANAVEASFLPPERKLELLRQVEQYGY; this is translated from the coding sequence ATGGCGCGCAAACAGACGAAACAAGACGCTGAGATCGATGTAGTTGAGTGGCTGCGAAAGCTGCCGAAGGTCGAGCTGCATCTGCATCTCGAAGGAACGATTCAGCTCGATACGCTGCTGGAGTTGAGCAAGCGGCATGATGCGGAGCCGCTGACCGCAGAGGTGGCGAAGAAGCTTTATGTCTACGAGAATTTTCTTGGATTCATGGATTCGTTCAAAGCGGTTTCGGCTCGTCTGGTGGGGCCGGATGACTATGAATTGATTACTTACAACATGGTTCGGGACCTGGCGGCACAGGGGGTGGTGCACGCCGAGGTGTACGTCTCTTTCGGGATTATCTATTTCTGGAAGAACGCCGAGGTGGAGCCTTACGTCGAGGCGATCGAGCGTGGGCGGGTGCGGGGCGAGAAGGATTTTGGCACGACCATCTACTGGTTGATCGATGCGGTGCGGCACTTTGGGGCGGAGGAGGCGGTGAAGGTGTTTCGGAAGGCGGCGGAGTTGCGGAAGCTTTATCCGCGCATCGTTGGGATCGGGATCGGCGGGGATGAGGAGCGGGGCAGCGCGGATCTCTTCAAGGAGTCGTACGCAGAGGCGAAGGCGGCCGGGCTGCGGCTGACGGCTCACGCGGGCGAGACGATCGGGCCGGAGAGCATCTGGGCGGCGATTAACATCGGCGCGGAGCGGGTGGGTCATGCTCTGTCGGCGCAGCATGATGCCGAGCTGCTGGAGGTGCTGGCGGAGAGACAGATTCCGCTGGAGCTGAACGTGACCAGCAATATTCGGACGGGCTGTTGCAAGAGCTTCGACGAGCATCCGGTGAAGCACTACTTCGAGTCGGGGCTGATGGTGACGATCAACTCGGACGATCCTCCGATGTTCGGGAGCAATCTGCTGGAGGAGTACGTTCTGGTGCAGAACCGGTTTGAGTTTTCGTTAGAGCAGATGCGGGAGCTGGCGGCCAATGCGGTGGAGGCGAGCTTTCTGCCGCCGGAGCGAAAGCTCGAGCTGCTGCGACAGGTGGAGCAGTACGGATACTGA
- a CDS encoding arylsulfatase: MLGILSSAAGAQESLPFPPTPSASTAGLTMKDSVYKKRVDPKHLPSDAPNILIILMDDVGPGQASTYGGEINTPTLDRVAKAGISYNRFHSTAMCSPTRGALLSGRNHTRISNGQIAELANDFDGFSGTIPKSAATVAEVLKDYGYNTGAWGKWHNTPAEQTTSKGPFDYWPTGYGFEYFYGFLAGEASQYEPRLVRNTTVLDPHEYEHPGYHLSEDIATDAIKWLREQQAFTPDKPFLMYWAPGAAHGPHQVPQEWADKYKGKFDGGWDKYRERTFKRAKEMGWIPQNAQLTPRPPTMASWDSIPESEKPFQRRLMEVFAGFAEHADYNAGRVIDEIEQEGKLNNTLIFYIWGDNGASAEGQNGTISELLAQNGIPTTIQQHIKTVDELGGLNVIGSAKTDNMYNAGWAWAGGTPYKSTKLVAAHFGGTRQPMAVSWPAKIKHDGTPRSQFHHVTDIVPTIYEAVGITPPRVVNGIDQMSIDGTSMVYTFGDATAKGRKTTQFFDIMGSRGIYQNGWFADTFGPRTPWMPGLPKGIGEWNPENDVWELYNLDEDWSQANDLAAKMPERVAYMKNLFLVESTKNQNLPIGGGLWTPVFHPEDGPSTPYTEWNFSGPITGMPEFAAPKIGKFDNTISMEVEVPENANGVLYALGGFSGGLSLYVKDGVIHYEYNLFEIGRTKIAATNKLPTGKAKIEVESKLASPKRGGPLDITLKVNGQVVAQGRVPITAAMAFTANDCLDIGSDLGSPVSLDYFDQAPFAFNGKIVTTKISYSKKEEKKDQNSLSASPDEGQ; this comes from the coding sequence ATGCTCGGGATTCTTTCGTCCGCAGCGGGAGCGCAGGAATCCCTTCCGTTCCCGCCCACGCCCTCCGCCTCGACCGCTGGGCTGACGATGAAGGACTCCGTCTACAAGAAACGAGTCGATCCGAAGCACCTTCCCTCTGACGCGCCGAACATCCTTATCATCCTGATGGACGACGTCGGTCCGGGCCAGGCCTCAACCTACGGTGGCGAAATCAACACACCGACACTCGACCGTGTAGCCAAGGCGGGGATCTCGTACAACCGCTTTCACTCCACCGCGATGTGTTCGCCGACACGCGGGGCGTTGCTCAGTGGTCGCAATCACACTCGCATTAGTAACGGCCAGATCGCCGAACTGGCCAACGACTTCGACGGCTTCAGCGGAACGATCCCAAAGTCGGCTGCAACCGTAGCAGAGGTACTTAAGGACTACGGTTACAACACCGGTGCCTGGGGCAAGTGGCATAACACGCCCGCTGAGCAGACGACCTCAAAGGGACCCTTCGACTATTGGCCGACCGGCTATGGGTTCGAGTATTTTTATGGTTTTCTCGCAGGTGAGGCTTCCCAATATGAGCCCCGTCTGGTGCGCAACACTACCGTCCTCGACCCACACGAGTATGAGCATCCCGGTTATCACCTCTCCGAGGACATCGCCACCGACGCCATCAAGTGGCTGCGCGAACAGCAGGCTTTCACGCCGGACAAGCCATTCCTCATGTACTGGGCGCCGGGCGCGGCGCATGGTCCGCACCAGGTTCCCCAGGAGTGGGCCGACAAGTACAAAGGCAAGTTTGACGGCGGCTGGGATAAATATCGCGAGCGGACCTTCAAGCGCGCCAAAGAGATGGGCTGGATCCCGCAGAACGCTCAACTCACCCCACGCCCCCCGACAATGGCCTCATGGGATTCCATTCCGGAGAGCGAAAAACCCTTCCAACGCCGCCTGATGGAAGTCTTCGCCGGGTTTGCGGAACACGCCGACTACAACGCCGGACGCGTCATCGACGAGATCGAGCAGGAAGGAAAGCTCAACAACACGCTCATCTTCTACATCTGGGGTGACAACGGCGCCTCGGCCGAAGGTCAGAACGGTACCATCTCTGAACTGCTCGCACAGAACGGCATCCCGACCACGATTCAGCAGCACATCAAGACAGTCGATGAACTTGGCGGGCTTAATGTAATCGGCTCCGCAAAGACCGACAACATGTATAACGCGGGCTGGGCCTGGGCGGGTGGGACACCTTACAAGTCCACCAAACTTGTCGCTGCACACTTCGGCGGCACACGCCAGCCGATGGCTGTCTCCTGGCCGGCAAAGATCAAACACGACGGCACCCCTCGTTCGCAGTTCCATCACGTCACCGACATCGTGCCGACGATCTATGAGGCAGTCGGCATCACGCCGCCACGCGTAGTCAACGGTATCGATCAGATGTCCATCGACGGCACCAGTATGGTCTACACCTTTGGCGACGCAACAGCGAAAGGCCGCAAGACTACCCAGTTCTTCGACATCATGGGTAGCCGTGGCATCTACCAGAATGGCTGGTTCGCCGATACCTTCGGCCCCCGAACTCCGTGGATGCCGGGACTACCCAAGGGCATCGGGGAGTGGAACCCGGAGAATGATGTATGGGAACTCTACAATCTGGATGAAGACTGGTCTCAAGCCAACGATCTTGCAGCGAAGATGCCGGAGAGGGTCGCTTACATGAAGAACCTCTTTCTGGTCGAGTCCACCAAGAACCAGAACCTGCCCATCGGCGGAGGTCTGTGGACGCCAGTGTTCCATCCGGAAGATGGGCCCTCCACGCCGTATACGGAGTGGAACTTCAGCGGTCCCATCACGGGGATGCCGGAGTTCGCGGCGCCGAAGATCGGAAAGTTCGATAACACTATCAGCATGGAAGTAGAAGTTCCCGAGAATGCTAACGGCGTTCTCTACGCCCTCGGCGGCTTCTCCGGCGGCCTCTCTCTATATGTGAAGGATGGTGTGATTCATTATGAATACAACCTCTTTGAGATCGGCCGGACGAAAATCGCAGCGACAAACAAGCTACCGACCGGCAAGGCGAAGATCGAAGTGGAATCGAAGCTCGCTTCGCCCAAACGTGGTGGTCCGTTGGATATCACGCTTAAGGTCAACGGTCAGGTTGTAGCTCAAGGCCGAGTACCAATTACCGCGGCGATGGCCTTCACCGCGAACGATTGCCTCGATATCGGCAGCGATCTCGGCTCGCCCGTATCGCTCGACTACTTCGACCAGGCACCGTTTGCATTCAATGGAAAGATCGTCACAACGAAAATCTCCTATTCGAAGAAAGAAGAGAAAAAAGACCAAAACTCCCTCTCCGCCTCCCCAGACGAAGGTCAGTAG